A stretch of DNA from Candida dubliniensis CD36 chromosome 6, complete sequence:
AATTTGAAGGTTGATTggaaagaaggaaaaagataatattatataaaatGGGCGGGAGAAATTTCGCACAAACTGTTGTGTGCAATTCCATATATGCGCCGCCAACTAAtaagaagagaaaaatgGAGATTCAATCTTGAACTCGCacgaacaaaaaaaaaaaaaaaaccttcTCGAAAGTTCCACTAAAAAAAAGCCTGCATGTAGTAATTCtataccaccaccaccaccaccaacacattatcaatatctaCGGATCTTGTTAATAGCAATACTACCAGCCTATGGCAATCCAAACATcacaataattaatatttacattattttcttttttgtttatataaaCTATATTCTTATACTGCTAATGGGAAAGAGCCAGCCCATTGGTAAATTTCATCTCTGACAGCTTTAAGTTTTTCCAGATCACCAGAAACAGcatttttgaaatctttcaatttattagcATCTTTTGGTAATTGTGATTGTACTTCTTTAGCATAATTGACagcaaaatcaatatagCTAACGATTTTCTTGAAATCTTCTTCACCTAATCCTCTTGTAGTCATAGCTGGAGCACCAATTCTAACCCCACCTGGGACTAAAGCTGATTTATCTCCAGGAATAGAGTTTTTGTTCAAAgcaatattgattttttcacAAACTGTTTCAACTCTAGCACcatcaatttgtttatctttCAAAGAAACTAATACCATATGAGAATCAGTACCATCAGAAACCAATTTATAAcctttatttttgaattcagATTCTAAAGCTTTAGCATTCTTCAAAACTTGTTCTTGATATTCTTTGAATTCTGGAGTGTTAGCTTGTTTCAAAGCAGTAGCCAAGGCAGCAATGGTATGGTTATGTGGACCACCTTGATGACCAGGGAAAACTGAGAAATTAATTGGGTTTTCTAAATCATACAAGATTTCTTGACCAGTCTTTGGATTGATTGATCTGATACCTCTTCTAAAGAAGATCATGGCACCTCTTGGACCTCTCAATGATTTATGagtagtggtggtgacGATATCAGCATATTCAAATGGTGATGGGATAACACCAGCTGCAATTAAACCGGAAATATGGGCCATATCGACAACAAGGTAAGCACCGACTTTATCAGCAATTTCTCTCATTCTTTTGTAGTCAATCAATCTACAATAAGCAGAAGTACCAGCGACTAAAACTTTTGGTCTGAACAAGACAGCAGTTTTTTCCAACATATCGTAATCGATTAATCCAGTTTCTAAATCAACTCTGTAAGGCATGGTTTCAAAATAAGTGGAAACAGCAGAAATCTTTCTTGAATCAGTTTGATAACCATGAGATAAATGACCACCATGAGGTAAATCCAATCCCATTAATCTTTCATGTGGTTTCATAATGGCTTGATAAACTTGTAAATTAGCTGGAGATCCACTCAAAGTTTGGACATTAACTCCCCATTTATCTGGAGTTAAACCAAAAGCTTTCAAAGCTCTTTCTTGACACAAGATTTCCATTCTATCAATATGTTCATTACCACCATAATATCTAGCTCCAGGGTAACCTTCAGAGTATTTGTTACACATTGGAGTTCCCAAGGCATCGAAAACAGCAGTTGTAGTGAAATTTTCTGAAGCAATTAAAACGATGGAATGTTGTTGtctatcaatttcatctttaatgatttgatcaaCTTCAGGATCAGTTTCTTTCAAATGACCTTCAGTCAATTGTCTATGAGATTCAGATAAAGCGTAAGGGGACATAATTAATGGATAAGTGAGTTggattaaaaaaaaaaaaaaaaaaaaaaaataaacgattaataaaaactgaaaaattCTAAATGTAACAATTATCgttaatttatatattaattttttttgttgagtAAAAGAAGGGGGAAgttaaaaaagaagaacgagatgatgaaaaatctCAGGATTTAGAAATGAGAGAGACAGAAAGgacatcattattattgtgtGTAGTGTCCATGTGtatgttgatgattatgatgagaaagaagaagttaaaaaaagaaaagaattgcGGTACTAAATTTGGTCGGAgtcaagaaaaaagaaagaatctATTACTATGGATGTCTTGATTGATCACCACCGTTACAGGATCTCTgagaaacaaaagaaaaaattagGGCGTATTTGGATGGTTTTGCAACACCCAATAATCTTCTCTATAACATAATCATATCATGaatatttgtttcaaaCTCATAAGGCAATCATCATTAGCAAGACATTAACAATGGTAAGACATTACTTGATAGGTTGAAGAATAGAGGTAAAATTGCAGCAACTGTTCACCAAGTCCCATTCAAGTTTTGGTTGTTCTTTTCTGTAGTTGTTCACATTTCAAATATAATGTAATGTCATTGTTTCTAATGTTATCTTACTGGTCATATACAACAACACTATATTACTTTAACAGGATTGTTTGTAATAGTAATTTCAGGACTGTTTTGAagtgaaaacaaaatatgtAGATCACTACAATTACTGCATTATTATTCCCCGATTATGTGAATTGGGAAGCAGTTCGTATTTTTGAGATCCTTCTACTGTCAGTATGAGGTTTCAtgtgattttttttaccaaaactgttccaaaaaaaaaaaaggaaccCTTTTCAATAGCCAAGAAGAATCGATGGCTTTACTACAAATATAATTCGATAACGTATTCTTATGATGGATTCAGTTTATATTCAATGCTATacagacaaaaaaaaaaaatgattaaaaacaacaaaaggcaaagctaaaaaaaaaaaaccactAGTAATTCGCCCCTATATGATCGCCATATACTAGCTGTTTCTATCTCTGGTAGTTTTTCCATGTAACTTGTAAatacttcttcttttcagTTGTTTCTCTGttcaaattaataataatacttgaATGTCCAAAGTTTATTTATATGCTTATTTGCttattttggttttttattcattcattcattcattcaaaatAACGTCACTCTTAATCTATGAGCAAAAGCTAATTTAGGAACAACCACACAAAGACAACTAAGTCCATTTAATATgaacaaattcaaattataacTTGAATAATGAGTACTAATTAAAAACAATCCAATAGGAACCAacatcaaaaattttttcgaTGGAGTATATTGATCaccattatcaatttgttccCACATGGTTAAATTATCATAGGCCCCActattaaattcaaatggaGTTCCTTTAACTTGATGAAACATAATATATGAACCAATATTATAAGTCAAATTAGTTAAAGTCCATTTCcaatcattatttaaaacactaataaaattgaaaatcattttcacTAATATAATAATGACAACATGAATCACCCATGCACCTTTTTGATGAACCCAATTGGCATTAACATTAGGATTCAATGCTTGATCGATTTTCGTGTCTAAAGTATCTGGTTCCAAATGTTGGATCAATGAAGATGATCTCCGTTGTCTAGTTATTGAATGTGCTGGTTGATGATGAGATGGAGTTGGAGTCAAGGCATTCGCACTATTGCTATTGCTTCTATTACGAGAAGGTGAATTGGAACTACCTATACTACTACCTCTTCTATGAGAAGGCAGTGGGGTTGGAATAGGTGTAGTAAGGTGATCTTCAGCTAtagatgttgatgttgaagcTGATGCTGATGTTGACGATGAAAATGGTGGTTGAGGTGGAGCAGTCACGGTTATATTATCGGGTGTCAAAtgttcaatttttgaattagGTGAAACGTCAgtcattattaattaaagttGAAGGAAGTGGAGGTGGGTGGGTGGGTGGGTGGATTAATTAAAGATTAAGATTAAATTAGGCCTaatatatcaatcaataagATATTGATTAGTGATGGTATAACAGACAAGAAGAAAGTAGATGGATAAATAAATACTTGGGGACTAGGAATGGGGACAGGCAGGAGggggaagaagaagactatatattttaaaatgacaacaaaaaaacaaagaaatatGTTTTGAGGaaggcaaaaaaaaaaaaaaaaagaaaaaaaaaagtgttaagattttttttttttccctctcttgttttgttttgttttgtctTGTCTTGTCTTTTCTCAGGGCaaaaatacaaacaaaaacaattcaaaaaaagaactcAAGAGACCATCAATACAAGTTTAACTAGTCGGTTGTGTTTATATTGTAAGATTAATGATTGATAATGGTCTTTAATTATACCCTTAACTTAGTAAAAATATTGGGTACTATCAAATTAAGTGTGAAaacttgaatttgaaaaattaaacgataaaaaattaatgacCCGTCCCCCCCCCCACCTCTCTCCCTCACTCCAAATTACAATAGAttaatgttgatgatgatgttgttgttgtttatttaacgatgatttgattgatatgTTTTTCatatctttctttcttttttattttttgtgtACATTTTGTGATATATAATATCAAATGTGAGATCATCGTTTCCGCATCTTGGTCGTATAGTCGCCCCcaccatcatcaccaccaccagcaaATATCTGACAGTTTCTTTCCTGTCGTCACAACAACAGAGATGAATAATGAACATCGGAATtggatatatatatatactatAAGACTGATTAACTAACTAAACATTTACTCTATGTAGGTACATATATCCCACCAGAATGCCAACCACTAGCAGCAATACATACCCATTTCCCCTTATATGGTGGAGGTTTCACAGGTAATGGTTTGAGCACTACCAAGTTATTCCCTCGTAAACTAACTTCATCACCACCTCCACTGgtattatgattattatacTGATCAATAATATCTTGTTTACTTCCTAAACCTAAACATCCACAAAATCTTGATTCAGTACCCCAACTCAATAATGATCCATCAGTAGTTAATGctaaataatgataatcaCCAATTTCTATTCTTTTAATATTCTTACCTtgtaattcattaataattattggtTCAATTCCTtgttcatcattattattttcataatattgtaaatgatgaagattaCCTAATAATACTTGATCATAATTTGTGAAAACGgcaaaatcattaaaacaACTACTAACTTTagtgaaaataatattttctttaccAATTtctgattgttgttgttgttgtttccaattattaaaattattcattGGATTagtaatttgatttatttcatCAAAAGTTATTAATGTATCTCTTGTAGCAAATTCATGAACATCAAATCTTGTTTGATATAATTTCCCATCagattttttaataaaaattataaaatttgATCCAACagcaaaatcaataatatcatttttaGTAAATGgtataataaaatatttaactTTAGAAATAAATTCTCGAGAATTAAATTGTGATTCAGTTATACCTATTCTAGTATACCATACAATTAATccataattatcaattaatgcTGTTGATAAATTCCAACCAGCAgaaattttaattattcGATTGGAATTAATTGGTATATTAGGGAATTCAAGCATAACTCCAACATTTGATTGACAACCAGTGTCCCATgtataaatattattataattgtCTAAAGCAATAATATGTTCTCTACCAGCACTAATAGAAATAATTCTTCGTTTTTCTAAACTCTGTTTTCGATTTGGAGGAAGTGGAGGTAAAAATAATCTTGATataaaatttgattctttaatttttgaagGACGATGAGACAATGCCGGTTGattttgttcttgttgttgttgagtaGTAATTTTCCTTCTTCCTTGAGGTAAAGAAGAACTTGTTTTTGGAGCAGGTAAAAACGGTGGCACTATACTACTTGTTGCTTCCGTTGTAGTCGTAACATCCGGTGTGAttccattattatcatcttcttcatcttcttcttcatcatcattgttAGCATATCTTCTATTCATCATTGGCATTGGTGGAACTCCTCTAGCAATATTTCTTCGTGATCCAATTGGTTGAAGAGTTTGATTATTTGTCAATGTATATAATGCCATTGTTCCAGGAGTTGGACGATAATCTTGAGTTTGAATAGGACCTGGAGTAGTTCTATTATGACTTTGTTTCCAATCATTTCCTGTGAAAAATAATTCTCCATCATTAGTAAGAATTATAAAACTGAAACCATTagcaacaatatcaataattatatgatcattaaaattggtAATATTAGTTGGAGTATGAACCATCATCCAACCAAAATTCTCTGATCTATTCTCTATAGGTACTTGTGATAAACTATACCCTAATCTCCCCATCAGAGATTGTCCCCAAgtataaattttttgatgaCGATTACATcgtaaatcaaataattgtttCCAATTaagattttcttttaaagataaagtataattattttcattattagtgaattttttgttatataaatattgataaattatcgatgaattttgataaattgaatataatgtttttgaaagactaaaaaatttgaaaatatctTCTGGTGATAAATAATTGGATATTTGAGATGTTAAAATATCTTCTCCTAAATCGTAGATAGACAATGTCATAGTAGAGTAATGATTGTGGTGTTagagttgttgttgttagtagtggtggtggtggtggcgaTGATAGAGAAAAGGAGAGAAAATCAGGGGGGTGTTGTGGCGATGTTTATATAaactaagaaaaaaaaaaaaaatacactCCCAAGTTTTCTTTGTCTTTTGGGTAAGAGTGGTACTAACTATTTGTCAACTGACAAGCAAAACAGGTAAAACAGGTAGAACAAACTCTTGGGgttaaattatttactTACTTCAAACAACTATCCAAACAACTCCCCCTTTTCCTTTAtcccaaaaaaattgaatattaaaaatttatataaattaaattaaattgaaactataatttgattacatacaataaataaaacataaagtgaaaaaaaaaaaacaaaaaaacaaaaaacaaacaaaagcAAGCAAGCAAGCAAGCAAGCCACatacaaaaagaaactatTACTATAGgtttaattctttatctCTTtatctctctctctctctaaaatgattattataatttatcatataAGTTTATAGTACTAATGGGAAACAAgttctttatatttttttttttttgtttttttatttaaacattttctggtttttcaaaaacacCATTAGTGTTTGAGACAGTACCATCAGAAATATCTTCTTTAGTTTCGAaattatctttttcaaaatcatcttCATAAAGACCCAAGTTTTTAGCTTCATCTTCAACTTCttgtaatgataattttggTAAAGTGGCAGCAACTCTCCAAGGTTgtcttttttcaacataAGCTTTAGCGAAAATAATATCGATTTCTTCCAATGATCTACCAGCAGTTTCTggataaaagaaaaagatgatTGGAACAAATAAGAAATTCATAATGGCAAAATAAAGGTAACAACCCCAACCACTAGCAGCAATAAATGGTGGAGTAAACATAACAACTGCAAAATTGGTTAACCAATTGGTACAAGTGGAAACAGCAGAAGCAGTAGTTCTTGTTCTTAATGGGTTGATTTCTGGTGGGTAAATCCATGGTAATGGTAAAATGGTGAAAGcaaagaaaacaataaataaataaataccAACGGCAGCACCTTTAGCATTTTGTTCAGTTGGTTTAATTAAACAagcaaaagaaataataaatgaaatcCCTTGTCCAATAGcaccaattaaaaataaatttcttCTACCTAAagtatcaattaaaaagaatgatGGGAGAGTAGCTAAAGCATAAATGGTAGCAAACACCCCACCtaaaatcattgataaaCGATATTGACTATGATTGAAAACGGTTTCATAGAATAATAAAGTAGAATAATAGATAGCAGCATTACAACCAGTAAAttgttggaaaaattgGGTTGAAGATCCAATAAGCATTCTTTGGAAATGAGCAGTTTTACCACCAGTAAACAAATCTTTGAAACCGGCTTGTACTTTAGCGTTTCTTCTAACAgcatcaacaataacacTAGCTTCAGCAACAATGGCATCATCATCAGGAGTAGTATCATTTAATGCTGCTAAAACTTCATAAGCTTCTGGTTTTCTATCTTTAGAAATTAACCAACGAGGAGATTCTGgtaattgaagaattcCAAAAATAACCCataaagcaaaaaaaatttggaaagCAACAGGGAATCTCCATGAAACTGAAGTATTAACATAAGATAATCCAAAATCTAACCAATAAGCAATTAAAGTACCAAATGCCACTACGGCACCTTCTAAATTAACTAATTTACCTCTATTTTCTGGTTTTGACATTTCTGATTGCCAAACTGGAATAGTAGCAGTATTCATACCATTACCAATCCCAGTAATAACTctaccaacaacaaattgacCTAATGGCCAATGAGGTCTAAATGGAGTAACAGAAATAATTGTACCAAGAACAATAATAGTAGCaccaatgaaaataattggTTTTCTACCTAAAGTATCACCTCTAAGTAAAGCAAAAATAGcaccaaaaaaacaaccCAATTCATAAGATGCAGTAACAGCACCTTGAATAACACTATTATCTTTAGTAGCAGGAAATTCCCAATTGAATTGTTCAGCAGAAATTAATCCTGCCATTAAACCTTGATCATATCCGAAAAGTGAAAATCCAAGAGTTGCAGTAATAGTGACTGCTGCACGTAATTTTCTACCGGTTAATCCAGCAGTTGTGGttcttttgaaaactttatCTATGAACCCACTCATAAtggaatatatatatatataataatttgttattatctttttattttaagTAGTTTTGTCTTGTCTTGTCTTGTCTTGTCTTGTAGTTGAATATGTATATGGTGAAATGGtatcccaaaaaaaaaagaaagaaagaaaataaaaactgTCCAGATGAAATAACAAATTTGAGCAACAGAAGAAAGGATGAACTAAGACTACATTGAATTTGGGAAGACATTTGAAGctatatttatattgtttttttttttttttttttaatttaatttaatttaatttaatttaatataaCCAACATGAAAAGACAATCCAATCCAAtccaaataaacaaaacaaaacaaaacaaaaaaaaaaaaaaaaaatttggcaATTAAGATATTACACAAACATAATCATTAGAAGAGcaagcaacaacaataaactaAATGAggaaaaatttaatattgttctattttttactttttacTTTTTATTACTTTTTATCATTCATCATCACTGTACTATGACGTAAAACGATTTACCCAAAAGTAAGACCTAcattattactactacaCACCAAATTAAACACAAAAACTAATTGGAATCCACAATATATGGATTAATTTTACCTAAACTTATACACACTATACTTTCGCCGTGTGCGTCATAAGTTTATAAAACCAGATATGATACTTCTataaaaacagaaaaaccaaaaaaccaaaaaaaaagttgaattGGTTAAAATGCCTTGAGAAAAGTTGTCACAAaactttttgatttaaaaaaaaaacaatgaaGTTTCAATAAAACCAGTAAAGTGAtacattttctttctttatgTGGTGGGGgagaaatgaaaacaaaaaaaaaacagaaagagaattgaaacaataaaacaacaactcatattagtaatattattgttcttccattcaaaaaaattctcTTTTCTCTTCTCTACctccaataataataaccttgatgttattttattttatattttcatGAGATTGCTCATCTCTAATCATATTTTGTTAaccagcagcaacaacaacaacgacagaggaaaaagaaaaaagaaattgcaaaaaagaaaaagaaaaagagattTGGTAAATCTAAAATGGATAAACGGAATTAGTCAaactaaaagaaaagaaaagaaaagacaAATCCCTCTCCCTCTCCCTCTCCCCCCCTCCCTTCGCCCCACCCCGGATTAATTAATGgccaagaaaaaaaaaatataccacccccaaaaaaaaaaaaaagaacataTATATTCCACTTGACACATATTACACGCCTAATTACACATTCACACACATCACACACATCACACTATATACAAATCTTTAGTAATTTAACACACCATTACGACTATTGCAATcacgacaacaacaacaataataataataataatactaatgaTCTTCAAATAAGACCATCCTGTTGTCGTTGTCGTGGTCTTTGTCGTTGTTATTACTATTTTgtgttttgaaaaactaATTGAATACGATATTAACTATGAATCTTTtatgtttgatttttttcgAGGTTGAATTAGAGGATAATGATAcatattgataaatctcTTTTTAccaaacaataatgattgGATTtacttttcaaaattagaaattaaacaaaacaagGATGttcaataaaatcaatttattatagaacctctttcttttctttcttttctttcttttctttccttcATTTCTAGAACCATATCAagaaataatgaatattaTATATGGCGGGGGGGTTGAATtacgttttttttttttttttttgtttttctccACCATTTCAACTAAGCCTTATCTAtaagataataataataataagaagaagaagaagaagaagaagaaccaTTTGGTAGTCGATCTTTTCCCCACACAATTGAATTCTCGAGTCTCGAATTAACatcttatatatatatatatatatatatgtatggCTGGTGTACATGACTAGCCACATTCTTTCCCTCCACTTCGTTTACTGTCAAATTAACTAACTTATTTAAATTCCAACATATATTAACCAgcccaacaacaacaacattgacacaattatttttgtgcatttgtttttttcttttttatctaatttctaatttctttagttaataattttgatgattttttagTTATTGTACTTCCACTTTGTCTTTACatcattaaaaaaaaaaaa
This window harbors:
- the HGT10 (STL1) gene encoding glucose transporter of the major facilitator superfamily, putative (In C. albicans: indentified by homology as a member of a large family of putative glucose transporters (HGT1 to HGT20), Fan et al. (2002) J Mol Evol 55(3):336-346), producing the protein MSGFIDKVFKRTTTAGLTGRKLRAAVTITATLGFSLFGYDQGLMAGLISAEQFNWEFPATKDNSVIQGAVTASYELGCFFGAIFALLRGDTLGRKPIIFIGATIIVLGTIISVTPFRPHWPLGQFVVGRVITGIGNGMNTATIPVWQSEMSKPENRGKLVNLEGAVVAFGTLIAYWLDFGLSYVNTSVSWRFPVAFQIFFALWVIFGILQLPESPRWLISKDRKPEAYEVLAALNDTTPDDDAIVAEASVIVDAVRRNAKVQAGFKDLFTGGKTAHFQRMLIGSSTQFFQQFTGCNAAIYYSTLLFYETVFNHSQYRLSMILGGVFATIYALATLPSFFLIDTLGRRNLFLIGAIGQGISFIISFACLIKPTEQNAKGAAVGIYLFIVFFAFTILPLPWIYPPEINPLRTRTTASAVSTCTNWLTNFAVVMFTPPFIAASGWGCYLYFAIMNFLFVPIIFFFYPETAGRSLEEIDIIFAKAYVEKRQPWRVAATLPKLSLQEVEDEAKNLGLYEDDFEKDNFETKEDISDGTVSNTNGVFEKPENV
- a CDS encoding uncharacterized endoplasmic reticulum membrane protein, putative (Similar to S. cerevisiae ORM1;~has the ORMDL family domain (Pfam PF04061); there is evidence to suggest that ORMDLs are involved in protein folding in the ER) encodes the protein MTDVSPNSKIEHLTPDNITVTAPPQPPFSSSTSASASTSTSIAEDHLTTPIPTPSPSHRRGSSIGSSNSPSRNRSNSNSANALTPTPSHHQPAHSITRQRRSSSLIQHLEPDTLDTKIDQALNPNVNANWVHQKGAWVIHVVIIILVKMIFNFISVLNNDWKWTLTNLTYNIGSYIMFHQVKGTPFEFNSGAYDNLTMWEQIDNGDQYTPSKKFLMLVPIGLFLISTHYSSYNLNLFILNGLSCLCVVVPKLAFAHRLRVTLF
- the SHM2 gene encoding cytoplasmic serine hydroxymethyltransferase, putative (In S. cerevisiae: involved in one-carbon metabolism) is translated as MSPYALSESHRQLTEGHLKETDPEVDQIIKDEIDRQQHSIVLIASENFTTTAVFDALGTPMCNKYSEGYPGARYYGGNEHIDRMEILCQERALKAFGLTPDKWGVNVQTLSGSPANLQVYQAIMKPHERLMGLDLPHGGHLSHGYQTDSRKISAVSTYFETMPYRVDLETGLIDYDMLEKTAVLFRPKVLVAGTSAYCRLIDYKRMREIADKVGAYLVVDMAHISGLIAAGVIPSPFEYADIVTTTTHKSLRGPRGAMIFFRRGIRSINPKTGQEILYDLENPINFSVFPGHQGGPHNHTIAALATALKQANTPEFKEYQEQVLKNAKALESEFKNKGYKLVSDGTDSHMVLVSLKDKQIDGARVETVCEKINIALNKNSIPGDKSALVPGGVRIGAPAMTTRGLGEEDFKKIVSYIDFAVNYAKEVQSQLPKDANKLKDFKNAVSGDSEKLKAVRDEIYQWAGSFPLAV
- a CDS encoding F-box protein, putative (Similar to S. cerevisiae SAF1;~In S. cerevisiae: F-Box protein involved in proteasome-dependent degradation of Aah1p during entry of cells into quiescence) codes for the protein MTLSIYDLGEDILTSQISNYLSPEDIFKFFSLSKTLYSIYQNSSIIYQYLYNKKFTNNENNYTLSLKENLNWKQLFDLRCNRHQKIYTWGQSSMGRLGYSLSQVPIENRSENFGWMMVHTPTNITNFNDHIIIDIVANGFSFIILTNDGELFFTGNDWKQSHNRTTPGPIQTQDYRPTPGTMALYTLTNNQTLQPIGSRRNIARGVPPMPMMNRRYANNDDEEEDEEDDNNGITPDVTTTTEATSSIVPPFLPAPKTSSSLPQGRRKITTQQQQEQNQPALSHRPSKIKESNFISRLFLPPLPPNRKQSLEKRRIISISAGREHIIALDNYNNIYTWDTGCQSNVGVMLEFPNIPINSNRIIKISAGWNLSTALIDNYGLIVWYTRIGITESQFNSREFISKVKYFIIPFTKNDIIDFAVGSNFIIFIKKSDGKLYQTRFDVHEFATRDTLITFDEINQITNPMNNFNNWKQQQQQSEIGKENIIFTKVSSCFNDFAVFTNYDQVLLGNLHHLQYYENNNDEQGIEPIIINELQGKNIKRIEIGDYHYLALTTDGSLLSWGTESRFCGCLGLGSKQDIIDQYNNHNTSGGGDEVSLRGNNLVVLKPLPVKPPPYKGKWVCIAASGWHSGGIYVPT